A window of Pseudomonas monteilii contains these coding sequences:
- a CDS encoding cation diffusion facilitator family transporter, which produces MWTESAVLKLSIACTVLLAVFGIVSGLLSGSFSIVFDGFYSLIDALMSGLALAVTSLIGRHTGSGAASRKLGERFNMGFWHLEPMVLMLNGTLLCAVSLYALINAIGSLLDGGQTLHFDYAVFYAMVAVAVCTGMTLYAHKANQTLRSDFIALDVKTWIMSGSISAALLVAFAIGLLLEDTPWAWLLPYIDPAVLAVICACLVPLPLKTLHRAFSDVLMLTPADLKQQVDTIAARVVAEEGFIGHQTYVAKVGRARQIEIYFIVPGGWPAQTLEQWDTLRDRIGEAIGGDDANRWLTIAFTTDPAWAQ; this is translated from the coding sequence GTGTGGACCGAATCCGCCGTCCTCAAGCTCTCGATCGCCTGCACCGTGCTGCTGGCCGTGTTCGGGATCGTTTCCGGGCTGCTGTCCGGCTCGTTCTCCATCGTCTTCGACGGGTTCTACTCGCTGATCGATGCACTGATGAGCGGCCTGGCCCTGGCGGTGACCTCGCTGATCGGACGGCATACCGGGTCTGGCGCGGCCAGTCGCAAGCTGGGCGAGCGCTTCAACATGGGCTTCTGGCACCTCGAACCGATGGTGCTGATGCTCAACGGCACGCTGCTGTGCGCCGTCTCGCTGTATGCCCTGATCAACGCCATCGGCAGCCTGCTGGACGGTGGCCAGACGCTGCACTTCGACTACGCGGTGTTCTACGCCATGGTGGCGGTGGCGGTCTGCACGGGCATGACGCTGTACGCCCACAAGGCCAACCAGACGCTGCGCTCGGACTTCATCGCCCTGGACGTAAAGACCTGGATCATGTCCGGGAGCATTTCGGCGGCCTTGCTGGTGGCCTTCGCCATCGGTCTGCTGCTGGAGGACACGCCCTGGGCCTGGCTGCTGCCCTACATCGACCCGGCGGTGCTGGCGGTCATCTGTGCCTGCCTGGTCCCGCTGCCGCTCAAGACCTTGCACCGGGCGTTCTCCGACGTGCTGATGCTGACGCCTGCCGACCTCAAGCAGCAGGTCGATACGATCGCCGCCCGCGTGGTGGCCGAGGAAGGCTTCATCGGCCACCAGACCTACGTGGCCAAGGTCGGCCGGGCCCGGCAGATCGAGATCTATTTCATCGTCCCCGGCGGCTGGCCCGCGCAGACCCTCGAACAATGGGATACCCTGCGCGACCGCATCGGCGAGGCCATCGGCGGCGACGATGCCAACCGCTGGCTGACCATCGCGTTCACCACCGATCCGGCCTGGGCGCAATAG